Proteins co-encoded in one Rhodopirellula bahusiensis genomic window:
- the rph gene encoding ribonuclease PH, which translates to MNAPTDSARPHDQIRPVEIECGYLESNPASVLYKSGKTIVLCTASVETSVPPWMEGRGKGWVTAEYNMLPGSTSPRKRRDRSGKVDGRTTEIQRLIGRSLRAIVDLRALGERSITVDCDVLQADGGTRTASITGGYIALALAVSKLAADTELDPPVDPSAVLRDSVAAISVGVIGEDIVLDLDYRLDSAADVDMNVIMTGSGRFIELQGTGEEATFDDAQLAELLRLGKIGIADLTQLQNAQLASH; encoded by the coding sequence ATGAACGCCCCCACCGATTCTGCTCGCCCCCACGACCAAATCCGCCCCGTCGAAATTGAATGCGGCTACTTGGAATCTAACCCTGCCAGCGTCCTATACAAAAGCGGCAAAACCATCGTGCTGTGCACGGCCTCGGTGGAAACCAGCGTGCCTCCGTGGATGGAGGGTCGAGGAAAGGGCTGGGTGACAGCTGAGTACAACATGCTGCCCGGCAGCACGAGCCCTCGGAAAAGACGTGACCGCAGCGGCAAAGTGGACGGACGCACGACTGAAATTCAACGCCTGATCGGGCGAAGTCTGCGAGCCATCGTTGATCTTCGTGCTTTGGGAGAGCGATCGATCACGGTCGATTGTGACGTCCTGCAGGCCGATGGCGGGACCCGCACCGCATCGATCACCGGCGGCTACATCGCGTTGGCTTTGGCAGTTTCAAAATTGGCAGCCGACACGGAACTTGATCCACCCGTCGACCCGTCCGCGGTTCTTCGCGATTCCGTCGCGGCGATCAGCGTCGGTGTCATCGGCGAAGACATTGTTCTGGACCTCGACTACCGCCTGGACTCGGCCGCCGATGTTGACATGAACGTGATCATGACGGGCTCCGGGCGTTTCATCGAACTGCAAGGCACCGGCGAAGAAGCCACGTTTGATGACGCTCAATTGGCAGAGCTCCTACGATTGGGCAAAATTGGAATCGCTGATTTGACCCAATTGCAAAACGCTCAACTTGCCAGTCACTAA
- a CDS encoding C39 family peptidase, producing the protein MDLEFARPDLELALAVVVVTVMTLGAYRLGCRFQSASERSDRWVFLGLVGISFLFAWSFFGRLVWAEAITSSAALYWSNVTPVVLAFSAGMAGHSVDLRRKFRPAVAGIMMTLAVAFVITPIARPVLFPLDWDQPKEPQWMSQWHDGVYIQTNSASCAPAAAVTLLDRSGIKADEQDLATACLSSSLGTAPLGLYRGLSTVAHANARKAKVASRNPSHWLERGQLPNVALVRFGLNGDNPQDNGFVGNVTVGHVVTVLGQTDGGRWLIGDPAVGKVSWSDEELRKRFTGEAIYLVKQ; encoded by the coding sequence ATGGACCTGGAATTCGCTCGTCCTGATCTCGAACTGGCTTTGGCCGTGGTCGTGGTGACGGTGATGACATTGGGAGCCTACCGCCTGGGATGCCGATTCCAGTCCGCTTCAGAAAGATCGGATCGCTGGGTGTTCTTAGGACTGGTCGGGATTTCGTTCTTGTTCGCCTGGAGCTTCTTTGGCCGGCTGGTTTGGGCCGAAGCCATCACATCGTCCGCGGCTCTCTATTGGTCGAACGTGACCCCCGTGGTCCTGGCCTTTTCCGCGGGCATGGCGGGGCATTCGGTTGATTTGCGGCGAAAGTTCCGCCCGGCGGTGGCCGGAATCATGATGACATTGGCTGTTGCTTTCGTGATCACGCCGATTGCCCGTCCCGTTTTGTTTCCTTTGGATTGGGACCAACCGAAGGAACCTCAGTGGATGTCTCAGTGGCACGATGGTGTCTACATCCAAACCAACTCGGCGAGCTGCGCACCCGCGGCGGCCGTCACGCTTTTGGATCGCTCAGGTATCAAAGCGGATGAACAAGACCTCGCGACTGCTTGCTTGAGCAGTTCGCTGGGGACTGCACCGCTGGGACTGTACCGCGGGTTATCGACTGTTGCGCACGCAAATGCTCGAAAAGCAAAGGTGGCATCACGGAACCCAAGTCATTGGCTCGAAAGAGGCCAACTGCCCAACGTTGCCTTGGTTCGATTTGGATTGAATGGTGACAACCCGCAGGACAATGGTTTTGTTGGCAACGTCACGGTTGGTCACGTCGTCACCGTTCTCGGTCAAACCGACGGAGGACGCTGGTTGATCGGGGATCCCGCGGTGGGCAAGGTTTCTTGGAGCGATGAAGAGCTGCGGAAACGGTTCACCGGCGAAGCGATCTATCTGGTGAAGCAGTAA
- a CDS encoding carbon-nitrogen hydrolase family protein produces MLIACVQTGVHFAAVDQNVDDACAKIDRLGKQGVELAVFPECALTGYGYESREEALDAAPTIDDPAIQRLIEACRANNLTITIGTLIRKDRDELHNAALMMDGSGLLGRYNKVHLPHLGVDRFVDRGQACDQILTTQSGCKVGLGICYDSSFPEPMRALGLAGADVIALGTNWPVAASRTAEIVPPARSMENHLFFIAANRIGEERGFEYCGLSSICGPDGVELARAEGAEETELFVDVDLEQARNKRIERTPGKHVIDRFADRRPEMYSRLGDPIATPQSPAQD; encoded by the coding sequence ATGTTGATTGCTTGCGTCCAGACCGGTGTCCATTTTGCCGCTGTAGATCAGAACGTCGATGACGCTTGCGCCAAGATCGATCGGCTGGGCAAACAAGGTGTCGAACTCGCTGTTTTTCCCGAGTGCGCACTGACGGGATACGGGTACGAGAGTCGTGAAGAAGCACTCGACGCTGCACCGACCATCGACGACCCGGCGATCCAAAGATTGATCGAAGCTTGTCGAGCAAACAATCTGACCATCACAATCGGGACGTTGATCCGGAAGGACCGAGACGAGCTTCACAACGCGGCGTTGATGATGGACGGCTCGGGTTTGCTGGGGCGTTACAACAAAGTCCATTTGCCTCATCTGGGTGTCGATCGGTTTGTCGATCGCGGACAAGCGTGCGACCAGATTTTGACAACTCAATCAGGTTGCAAAGTTGGTTTGGGAATTTGCTACGACAGTTCGTTCCCCGAACCGATGCGAGCATTGGGGCTCGCCGGTGCAGATGTCATCGCGCTGGGCACAAACTGGCCAGTGGCCGCATCACGAACCGCAGAGATCGTTCCTCCCGCGAGAAGCATGGAGAATCATTTGTTCTTCATCGCCGCGAATCGCATCGGCGAAGAGCGTGGCTTTGAGTATTGCGGACTGAGTTCGATCTGTGGTCCCGACGGCGTCGAGTTGGCTCGAGCCGAAGGCGCCGAAGAAACCGAGCTGTTCGTTGACGTCGATCTAGAACAAGCTCGCAACAAACGGATCGAACGGACGCCGGGAAAGCACGTCATTGATCGTTTCGCCGATCGTCGACCCGAAATGTACTCACGCTTAGGCGATCCAATCGCGACACCTCAATCGCCCGCACAAGACTGA
- the sthA gene encoding Si-specific NAD(P)(+) transhydrogenase has protein sequence MSSATESSSANGAASSTEAPDVNLPAHEAKPAAKPAPEKFDFDLFVIGTGPGGEGAAMQAAKGGLRVGVAERYRQIGGGCTHWGTIPSKALRYAVTSTMKSLKNPVMREMGFAASPSMEQLNRGTQAIIGRQVTMRQSFYDRNAVPISRGQARFIDEHTITIDNGEAITAASFVISTGSRPFRPKGVDFSHPRIFDSDTILEMKDKPTSITVYGAGVIGTEYASMFRNLGIKVNLINTRDKLLEFLDDEIIDALSYHLRDQGVIIRHNETMESIEGLDDGVILRLKSGKVLKTDVFLWANGRQGNTDDLGLKNLPIEANSRGQIVVDEHFQTCLPHIYAVGDVIGIPSLASAAYTQGRAAGMHLLGRVDGNLRLNDIPAGIYTSPEISSVGSTERELTERCVPYEVGQAQFRSLARAQITGETTGMLKLLFHRETKEILGVHCFGANASEIVHIGQAIMNQPGKQNTIDYFIETTFNYPTMAEAYRVAALNGLNRLF, from the coding sequence ATGTCATCAGCGACCGAATCCTCCTCGGCAAACGGGGCGGCGTCGTCCACCGAAGCGCCAGACGTCAATTTGCCCGCCCACGAAGCAAAGCCGGCCGCCAAGCCAGCTCCCGAAAAATTTGATTTCGATTTATTCGTGATCGGCACCGGACCGGGCGGCGAAGGCGCCGCGATGCAAGCGGCAAAAGGTGGGTTGCGGGTCGGAGTCGCGGAAAGATACCGACAAATTGGCGGCGGATGCACTCACTGGGGCACAATCCCCAGCAAAGCACTGCGTTACGCGGTGACGAGCACGATGAAATCGCTGAAGAATCCCGTGATGCGTGAGATGGGATTTGCCGCTAGTCCCAGCATGGAACAACTCAATCGTGGCACGCAGGCGATCATCGGCCGGCAAGTCACGATGCGACAATCATTCTACGATCGCAATGCTGTTCCAATTTCTCGCGGACAAGCTCGTTTTATCGATGAGCATACGATCACGATCGACAACGGCGAGGCAATCACCGCCGCGTCATTTGTGATCTCAACAGGATCACGCCCCTTCCGTCCCAAAGGTGTCGACTTTTCGCATCCCAGAATTTTCGACAGCGACACGATTCTGGAAATGAAGGACAAGCCGACATCGATCACGGTGTATGGCGCCGGCGTGATTGGAACCGAATACGCTTCGATGTTTCGCAACCTGGGGATCAAGGTCAACTTGATCAACACGCGCGACAAACTACTGGAGTTCCTCGACGACGAAATCATTGATGCGTTGTCGTATCACCTTCGTGATCAAGGCGTCATCATTCGTCACAACGAAACGATGGAAAGCATCGAAGGACTGGACGATGGTGTGATCCTGCGGCTCAAAAGCGGCAAGGTACTCAAGACCGACGTTTTCTTGTGGGCCAATGGTCGACAAGGCAACACGGACGACTTGGGACTGAAGAACCTTCCGATCGAAGCCAACAGTCGCGGCCAGATTGTGGTGGACGAACATTTCCAAACTTGTTTGCCGCACATCTATGCCGTTGGCGACGTGATTGGAATCCCCTCGCTAGCCAGCGCGGCTTACACGCAGGGACGCGCGGCGGGGATGCACCTGCTCGGACGAGTCGATGGCAATCTGCGTCTCAACGACATTCCAGCGGGGATCTACACCAGTCCCGAAATCAGCTCAGTCGGTTCCACCGAACGAGAACTGACGGAACGATGTGTTCCCTATGAAGTCGGCCAAGCTCAGTTCCGGTCCTTGGCGCGAGCTCAGATCACGGGGGAAACCACTGGGATGCTGAAGTTGCTCTTCCACCGCGAGACCAAAGAGATTCTCGGTGTGCATTGCTTTGGTGCGAACGCTTCGGAGATCGTGCACATCGGTCAAGCGATCATGAACCAACCAGGTAAACAGAACACGATCGATTATTTCATCGAAACGACGTTCAATTACCCGACGATGGCGGAAGCGTACCGGGTCGCCGCACTGAATGGGCTCAATCGGCTTTTTTAA
- a CDS encoding DUF202 domain-containing protein, which yields MSESDTETQPESVGDSLAQKRNDLAVIRTDLANERTLLAYLRTSLMMVGTGGTLIKFFGESRELLLAGYAAIGIGAIVLFAGCLRFLQTMRRVRRDCE from the coding sequence ATGAGCGAATCTGACACGGAAACCCAACCCGAATCAGTCGGCGATTCGCTCGCGCAGAAACGCAATGACTTGGCAGTGATCCGAACGGACCTCGCCAACGAACGAACGTTGCTGGCGTACTTGCGAACGTCACTGATGATGGTTGGAACCGGTGGGACGTTGATCAAGTTCTTCGGCGAGTCTCGCGAATTATTGCTTGCGGGCTACGCCGCGATTGGGATCGGCGCGATCGTGCTCTTCGCCGGGTGTCTTCGTTTTCTTCAAACGATGCGTCGGGTGCGTCGCGATTGCGAATGA